The Microterricola viridarii genome segment GGCACCGAACGCCGACACCAGTACGAAGCGCGGCACGCCCGCCTGCTTGACGGCAGCGGTTATGCGCGGCAGCACGCGCTGCATGAAGTCGAGCGGCTTGCGGGAGCCCATGCGGAAGGCCGGGCCGACCGCGCTGATCACGGCATCCGCGCCCGCGAACGCGGCGGTCATCGCCACCTCATCCTCGACGCTGCCGGCGACGACGCGCACGCCGAGCATCGGCGGCACCGATTCCGGTCGCCGCGCGAACGCGACCACTTCGTGGCCGGCTGCCACGGCCGCCAGGACGGTGTGGCGGCCGACGTTTCCTGCTGCTCCAAGTACGACGATCTTCATGGTGCTTATCTCCTGAGTGGCGATCGGGGTTGGCGGCCGACGGCGGCCGCCTCGCGGGGTTAGGGCCGCAACGACGGCAGCGGCCCTCCGCCGCGGGCCTCCGCCCACAGGTCGACCCCGGCATCCCCGGCGAAGCCGTCAATCTCCGCGAGCTCCTCCGCGCTGAAGTCCATCCGGTCCAGCGCGGCGACGTTTTCTTCCAGCTGCGCCACGCGGCTCGCGCCGATGACGAGGCTCGTCACCCGCTCGTCGCGCAGCGCCCAGGCGAGCGCCATCTGGGCGAGCGTCTGGCCGCGGCGCCTGGCGATGGCGTCCAGGCCACGGATCCGCTCCAGCGTCGACTCGGCGAGCATGCCGGCGCCGATCGAGCCGTCGGAGGAGGCGCGGGAGCCCTCCGGCACCCCGCCGAGGTATTTGCCGGTCAGCAGCCCCTGCGCCAGCGCGGTGAATCCGATCACGCCGAAGCCCTCCTCGGCGGCGACGTCGAGCAGCCCATCGGTCTCCACCCAGCGGTTCAGCATCGAGTAGGAGGGCTGGTGGATCAGCAGCGGGGTGCCGAGTTCGCGCAGCAGCCCGGCGAGCGTGCGACTGGCATCCGCGCCGTAGGACGAGATACCGACGTACAGCGCCTTGCCCGAGCGCACCGCGTGGTCGAGCGCGGCCGCCGTCTCTTCGAGCGGCGTACCGGGGTCGGGCCGGTGCGAGTAGAAGATGTCGACGTAGTCGAGGCCGAGTCGGCCGAGCGACTGATCCAGGGAGGCCAGCAGGTGCTTGCGGTTCGCCCCGACGCCGTACGGGCCCGGCCACATGTCCCAGCCGGCTTTGGTCGAGACCACGAGCTCGTCGCGGTGCGGGGCGAGGTCGCTGGCCAGCAGCCGACCGAAAGCGGTCTCGGCGGCGCCGTAGGGCGGGCCGTAGTTGTTGGCCAGGTCGAAGTGGGTCATGCCGAGGTCGAAGGCCCGGCGCACGATGGCACGCTGGTCCTCGAAGGAGCGGACCTCACCGAAGTTCTGCCACAGGCCGAGCGAGAACACGGGCAGTTTCAGCCCAGAGCGCCCGGTGCGCCGGTAGATCATGCGGTCATAACGGTCGTCGGCTGCGAGATACGGCATGCGTCAATGCTAACCACGGATGCCGGCGCTCGGCCTCGTCGCGGGCGGGCGCCGGCGTTGGGTAACGTTGATTCCCTGCCGTTCCGGCAGTGACACAGAAGCGAGGCACCATGAGCACCCCCATTCGCATCGGCATCGCCGGCTACGGCAACCTGGGGCGCGGCGTCGAAGCCGCCATCGCTCACAACGACGACCTCGAGCTGGTTGGCGTGTTCACCCGCCGCGAGCCGGCATCCGTGCAGACTCTCCGCCCGGAGACGCCCGTCTTCGCCCACGACGACCTGGCCGCCCGCACCGCCGACATCGACGTGCTGATCCTCTGCGGCGGCTCGAAGAACGACCTGCCAGAACAGTCCCCCGAACTGGCCGCCCTATTCAACATCGTCGACAGCTTCGACACCCACGCGCGCATCCCCGCGCATTTCGCCGCGGTCGACGCCCCGGCCCGCGCCGCCGGCAAGACGGCCTTGATCTCCTCCGGCTGGGATCCGGGCATGTTCTCGATCAACCGGGTCTACGGCGAGGCGCTGCTGCCCGACGGCGACACCTACACGTTCTGGGGCCGCGGCCTCAGCCAGGGCCACTCCGATGCCGTCCGCCGGGTTCCCGGTGTCGCCGGCGGCGTGCAGTACACGATCCCGAACGAGCAGGCCATCGCCGCCGTGCGGAGCGGCAGCCGGCCCACCCTCAGCACCCGCGAGAAGCACACCCGCGACTGCTTCGTGGTGCTGGCCGAGGGCGCGGATGCCGCGGCCGTGCGAGAGGCGATCGTGACGATGCCCGACTACTTCGCCGACTACGACACAACCGTTACATTCATCAGCGCCGACGAGCTCGCCCAGGACCACGCCGCCATGCCGCACGGTGGTTTCGTCATCCGCAGCGGCAACACCGGCGAGGGCAACTCGCAGGTGATCGAGTACAGCCTGACCCTCGAGAGCAACCCCGAGTTCACGGCAAGCGTGCTCGTCGCCTCGGCCCGCGCCGTGCACCGCCTCAACCAGCGCGGACAGGTCGGCGCGCACACCGTCTTCGATGTGGCGCCCGGACTGTTCTCGCCGAAGTCGGCAGCCGAGCTGCGCGCCGAGCTGCTCTAGGCCCGTCGCGGCCCTCGTTGTGTCTCGCGGCCCTGGGTATACCGGGTGCCGCGAGACATTTCGAGGGCCGCGAGCGGTTTCGACAGGCTCAACCAGCGGGCACGGCGTGACAGCGCCGTGCCCGAGTGGGCACACTATGCGTATGAGCGCAGCCGAGAAGTACGACGTCAAGCGGGCCCTGAAGTCGCTGTACTCGCCGCCGGCCACTGAATTCTCTCGGGTCGTCGTGCCGCCTCTGCACTACCTGGCGATCGACGGCCACGGCGACCCCAACACCTCCGTGCACTATGCCGAAGCGCTGGAGGCGCTCTACAGCGCCGCTTACACGCTGAAGTTCGCGAGCAAGAAAACGCTCGGCCGGGACTTCGTCGTCGCCCCGCTCGAGGGCTTGTGGCGCTCGGCTGATCCCGCGGCGTTCGCCCGACGCGATAAGGCAGCCTGGGAGTGGACGATGCTGATCAACCTGCCCGACTGGGTCAACGCCGAAATGGTCGAGGCCGCGTGCTCGGCGCTACAGGCGAAGAAGCCCATCGCGGCGGCCGGCCTGCTGCGCCTGCACCGCCTCGACGAGGGCGAGTGCATCCAGATCATGCACATCGGCTCCTTCGACGACGAGGCGCCCACCCTGGCGAGGCTGCACGAGGAGTACATGCCGGCGCACGGTCTCACCTTCAACGGCGACCACCACGAGATCTATCTGAGCGACGCCCGGCGCACAGAGCCGAGCAAGCTCAAGACGATCCTCCGGCAGCCAGTGCGCCCACTGCCCGAGATCTAGACTGCCCGCGATCTAGCCGGGAAATCAGCCCGGGAAAGAAAAAGAGGCCGGCATCCGAAGATGCCGGCCTCGCGCGTGGACCCTAGGAGATTCGAACTCCTGACCTCCTCGATGCGAACGAGGCGCGCTACCAACTGCGCCAAGGGCCCGTGCGGTTTCCTACGATACCACCGCTCCGAGCCCCGAAATGACACCCCGCCGCATGACACGCTTTCGCGGGGCTCAATTCGTGATGTTCGGCTCCCCGCCCGTGTCTTCCTCGCCGACGAAACGATACGGAACCGGCTCCTCGGTCTCGTGCCCGATCCGCCACGTGCGCGTGATCTTGCCCTCCGGTTCGTCGTATTCGGTCACGATCTCAGGCTGGTACGCGCCATTGACGTAGTCCAACTCCATCTCCTCGCCATGGCCGATCATGCCCGGGCCGAACAGCACAGCGGTGTAAGTCGTCTTCTCGCTCATCGCTCACCTCACATCTCGGTTCCGGATGCCGCTACGCCGCCGCACCCGACTGACATCAGACGATACGCCCCTCAGCCCGTGCGTGGCGAGGGTTCAGCGCACAACCGGTGCGGGGCAGCTGTTAGCCGGCGGCGCGGCGGCGGCGCAGGACCGCGTCGAGGTCGCCCATGCCGGGTGCCGCGTCGTTGACCATGCCCATGGCGGCGAAGCGGCTGGGGGCGGCGGTTGCTGCAGGGGCAGCAGGGCGTGCAAGCGTTGTGACGGTCGCGGCCGGGGCAGCGGTCTCGGCGTCGAGGGCGGCGGCCCGCTCCATGAGGGCGGCCCTGGCGGCCGCGCGGCGCAGCTCGGCGGCGGCGTCGATGGAAGCTCTGGCCGCGGCGGCGACGGATCCGCGCTCGAGGTAGGCGGGCTTCGGCAGCGGGCGCGGGGTCCAGCCGGGCCGGGCGGTGGCCCTCGGCGAGAACTCGACCGGCGTGAAGCGGGCGGGCGCGGCCGGGGCGGCCGGCACGGCGCGGGCGACCTGCGCGGCGGCTCGTCCGGTCTTGGCCAGCGATCCGAGCGTGAGCACGGCGGCGACGCCACCGGCGAGGCCGAGGCCGAGCAGCAGCACGGAGCCGCCGAGAACGGCGATGATGCCACCGGCGATGACGCTGACCAAGGCAGCCAGGAGGCAGAGGGCGGTGGCGGCGCGGGCACGGCGGAGCGTGCGCAGCTTGCCCCGGGCGACGAGCACCGGGTTGGCGGCGACGCGGGCGGCTTCGGCCCGCACCTGCTCGATGCGCAGCGCATCTTCCGCGCGGCGGGTCTTGGCAGCGGCGGCGGCCTCGGCCTTGACCAGCTCACGGGCCGCGACCTCGCGTTCCCGCAGAACCTTGGACTGCGCGACGGCCTCCCGGGCGGTGGCCTCCACGACGAGCTCCTGCGGAGCCTCAGCCGTCTCGGCGAGAGCGCGCAGCGTCTGCTGCAGTCGAACCGCGTTCAGCTCGCTGGCGAGGTACTGGCGCCGGTGCAGCCACGTCGGCAGCAGGTAGGCAAGCCAAAGCACGGCGGCCGCGGCCACCAACACTCCCCCACCCAGCGCGTCTGCACCCATAGCCTCTAAGTTAGGCCGAAGCGTGCATACGGCGCGACTGCTTCTGGGCGTGTCTTCAGGTTTTTCCCAGAATACCCCTGTTTGGGGTGTCGCCACGGGCGATTCAGGGGCGGGCGCGTGGTAACGGCTGAGCCGCACGCGATGCGTCCTGCGGGGGATCGCCGCGGCATCCGCCGGCACGACCCCGTGCCGCCAGCGCTCCAATACGCCGCTCGGCAGCTCCTCGCGCACCAGGGCGAAGCAGTAGTGGTCGCGCCAGTCGCCGTCGATGTGAATGTAGCGCCGGCGCAACCCCTCATAGCGGAAGCCCAACTTCTGCACCACGCGCAGGCTCGGCCCGTTCTCTGGCCGGATGCAGATCTCCATCCGGTGCAGGCCCAACTGGCCGAAGCAGTAGTCGGTGGCCAGAGCGACGGATGTCGGCGTGATGCCCCGGCCGGCGAAGGACTCGGCCACCCAGTAGCCGAGCGTGGCCGAGGCGAGCGAGCCGTAGCTGATCGACGACACGTTCAGCTGCCCGGCGATCTGGCCATCCCACTCGATGACGAAGGGCAGCCCGTAGCCGCCGCGCGCGTGTGAGAGCAGGTTGCGGATGCCGCTGCGCAGGTCGAAGGAGCCGATGCCCTGCGGGCTGGTGGCCTCCCATTTGCTCAGCCAGGCCCGGTTCTCCAGCAGCAGCCGTTCCAGGGCGCGCGCATCACGCAGCCGGATCGGGCGCAGGGTCACTGCGCCCTCTCTCAGCGTGGGCAGCACCATGGGATCAGGCCAGGTCGCCGACGAACTGCTTCAGCCACACCCGCAGGTCCGGGCCGAGGTCTTCGCGGTCGGTGGCGAGCTGCACGATGGCCTTGATGTAGTCGAGGCGGTCGCCCGTGTCGTAGCGGCGGCCGCGGAACACGACGCCGTAGACGCCGCCCGTGTTCTCGGCATCCGCGGCCAGCACCTCGAGGGCGTCCGTCAGCTGGATCTCGCCGCCCTTGCCGGGGGGCGTGTTCTCGAGCACGTCGAAGATCTCGGGCTTCAGCACGTAGCGGCCGATGATGGCGTAGTTGGATGGCGCGTCCTCGCGGTTCGGCTTCTCGACCAGGCCGGTGATGCGCACGACATCCGGGGTCTCGGTCAGCTCGATCGCCGCCGCGCCGTACATGTGGATGTTCTCGGGGTCGACCTCGAGCAGCGCGACGATGGTGGCGTTGCGCGCAACCTGCTCGTCGAGCATGCGCTCCAGCAGCACATCGCGGGCGTCGATGATGTCGTCACCGAGCAGCACTGCGAAGGGGGCGTTGCCCACGTGCATCCGGGCACGCAGCACTGCGTGTCCCAAACCGAGCGGGTCGCCCTGGCGCACGTAGTGCATGTCGGCCAGATCGGTGGACTCCATCACCTTGGCGAGCCGGGCGGTGTCGCCCTTCGCCTCGAGCGTCGCCTCGAGCTCGGTCATGCGGTCAAAGTGGTTCTCGAGCGCGTTCTTGTTGCGCCCGGTGATCATGAGCACGTCGTGCAGGCCCGCGTTCACGGCCTCCTCAACGACGTACTGGATGGCAGGTTTGTCGACGACAGGGAGCATCTCCTTCGGCATCGCTTTCGTCGCCGGCAGAAATCGGGTCCCCATGCCTGCAGCGGGGATAACGGCCTTTGTTGCACGAACAGTCATAACGGCAAGCGTACCCATAGCCC includes the following:
- a CDS encoding NAD(P)-dependent oxidoreductase, with protein sequence MKIVVLGAAGNVGRHTVLAAVAAGHEVVAFARRPESVPPMLGVRVVAGSVEDEVAMTAAFAGADAVISAVGPAFRMGSRKPLDFMQRVLPRITAAVKQAGVPRFVLVSAFGAGDTLAQASGLARLVYRVGTAPLFEDKALAERALPTSGITYTVAYPVNLKEAPPLPAAAVKPLGKVGSVPGLPALPFANVGQALVELAEDRSTESKRVLITTPTGWKPLS
- the mgrA gene encoding L-glyceraldehyde 3-phosphate reductase, with translation MPYLAADDRYDRMIYRRTGRSGLKLPVFSLGLWQNFGEVRSFEDQRAIVRRAFDLGMTHFDLANNYGPPYGAAETAFGRLLASDLAPHRDELVVSTKAGWDMWPGPYGVGANRKHLLASLDQSLGRLGLDYVDIFYSHRPDPGTPLEETAAALDHAVRSGKALYVGISSYGADASRTLAGLLRELGTPLLIHQPSYSMLNRWVETDGLLDVAAEEGFGVIGFTALAQGLLTGKYLGGVPEGSRASSDGSIGAGMLAESTLERIRGLDAIARRRGQTLAQMALAWALRDERVTSLVIGASRVAQLEENVAALDRMDFSAEELAEIDGFAGDAGVDLWAEARGGGPLPSLRP
- a CDS encoding diaminopimelate dehydrogenase; the encoded protein is MSTPIRIGIAGYGNLGRGVEAAIAHNDDLELVGVFTRREPASVQTLRPETPVFAHDDLAARTADIDVLILCGGSKNDLPEQSPELAALFNIVDSFDTHARIPAHFAAVDAPARAAGKTALISSGWDPGMFSINRVYGEALLPDGDTYTFWGRGLSQGHSDAVRRVPGVAGGVQYTIPNEQAIAAVRSGSRPTLSTREKHTRDCFVVLAEGADAAAVREAIVTMPDYFADYDTTVTFISADELAQDHAAMPHGGFVIRSGNTGEGNSQVIEYSLTLESNPEFTASVLVASARAVHRLNQRGQVGAHTVFDVAPGLFSPKSAAELRAELL
- a CDS encoding GyrI-like domain-containing protein, which translates into the protein MSAAEKYDVKRALKSLYSPPATEFSRVVVPPLHYLAIDGHGDPNTSVHYAEALEALYSAAYTLKFASKKTLGRDFVVAPLEGLWRSADPAAFARRDKAAWEWTMLINLPDWVNAEMVEAACSALQAKKPIAAAGLLRLHRLDEGECIQIMHIGSFDDEAPTLARLHEEYMPAHGLTFNGDHHEIYLSDARRTEPSKLKTILRQPVRPLPEI
- the galU gene encoding UTP--glucose-1-phosphate uridylyltransferase GalU, with amino-acid sequence MTVRATKAVIPAAGMGTRFLPATKAMPKEMLPVVDKPAIQYVVEEAVNAGLHDVLMITGRNKNALENHFDRMTELEATLEAKGDTARLAKVMESTDLADMHYVRQGDPLGLGHAVLRARMHVGNAPFAVLLGDDIIDARDVLLERMLDEQVARNATIVALLEVDPENIHMYGAAAIELTETPDVVRITGLVEKPNREDAPSNYAIIGRYVLKPEIFDVLENTPPGKGGEIQLTDALEVLAADAENTGGVYGVVFRGRRYDTGDRLDYIKAIVQLATDREDLGPDLRVWLKQFVGDLA